One window of the Cataglyphis hispanica isolate Lineage 1 chromosome 13, ULB_Chis1_1.0, whole genome shotgun sequence genome contains the following:
- the LOC126854164 gene encoding alpha/beta hydrolase domain-containing protein 17B, with protein sequence MNGLSLSELCCLFCCPPCPSRIADKLAFLPPEPTYTFVEDEGSKFTISLSERAEWQYTEREKESVEGFYARTSRGNRIACLFVRCSATARFTILFSHGNAVDLGQMSSFYLGLGSRINCNIFSYDYSGYGVSGGKPSEKNLYADIDAAWHALRTRYGISPENIILYGQSIGTVPTVDLAARYEVGAVVLHSPLMSGMRVAFPKTKRTWFFDAFTSIDKVPKVTSPVLVIHGTEDEVINFSHGLAIYERCPRAVEPLWVEGAGHNDVELYNQYLERLKQFVSVELVN encoded by the exons ATGAACGGGTTAAGTCTGAGTGAACTGTGTTGCCTGTTTTGCTGCCCGCCCTGCCCGTCCAGAATCGCCGACAAACTGGCGTTCCTGCCGCCCGAGCCGACGTATACGTTCGTCGAGGACGAGGGCAGCAAATTCACCATCTCCCTGTCGGAGCGCGCCGAATGGCAGTATACGGAGCGCGAGAAGGAGTCGGTCGAGGGTTTTTACGCGAGGACATCGCGGGGGAATCGCATAGCGTGCCTCTTTGTAAGATGCTCGGCGACCGCTCGTTTCACGATCCTCTTCTCCCACGGCAACGCCGTCGATCTTGGCCAGATGTCGAGCTTCTATCTCGGTTTAGGCTCGCGGATAAACTGCAACATATTCAGTTACGATTATTCGGGTTACGGGGTCTCGGGCGGCAAACCATCCGAGAAGAACCTCTACGCGGACATCGACGCCGCGTGGCACGCGCTGCGTACGCGATATGGCATCAGTCCAGAGAATATAATACTCTACGGGCAGAGCATCGGTACCGTGCCCACGGTCGATCTCGCCGCGAGATACGAGGTTGGCGCGGTCGTCCTGCACTCGCCGTTAATGTCCGGGATGAGGGTCGCCTTCCCCAAGACTAAGAGGACCTGGTTCTTCGATGCTTTCACCAG catAGATAAAGTGCCGAAGGTAACATCTCCTGTTCTGGTCATTCATGGTACCGAAGAcgaagttataaattttagtcATGGTCTGGCGATTTACGAGAGGTGTCCACGAGCAGTAGAACCACTATGGGTCGAG GGTGCTGGTCATAATGATGTAGAATTGTACAATCAATACCTCGAACGACTGAAGCAATTTGTAAGCGTGGAATTGGTAAACTGA
- the LOC126854183 gene encoding sorting nexin-22-like, which produces MYEAFISGYRLADVSHGKPYYVYCIEILESQTGTRYTIERRYSEFSALHRTLKKDNSDIAPFPPKRVRNSQPKVLEQRRAALELYIQKMLHLLATKQQVLNFLGIEDQGFTSHKRLYKATNCSIHNPNTLGHHPVLTFHYDPYVQADSTSSLPDVVTNGVLLGIYKS; this is translated from the exons ATGTACGAAGCTTTCATTAGCGGTTACCGTTTGGCCGATGTGTCACATGGCAAACCCTATTATGTTTACTGTATCGAGATCTTGGAATCACAAACCGGCACTCGATACACCATTGAGAGGAGATATAGCGAATTTAGCGCGTTACATCGCACG TTGAAGAAGGACAATTCGGATATTGCGCCTTTTCCACCAAAGAGAGTAAGAAACTCGCAACCAAAAGTATTAGAGCAACGACGAGCTGCActggaattatatatacagaagaTGCTACATTTACTGGCAACAAAGCAGCAAGTTCTCAATTTTTTAGGCATAGAAGACCAGGGATTTACATCTCACAAGAg ATTATACAAAGCTACAAATTGCTCGATACACAATCCAAATACTCTGGGACATCATCCAGTCTTAACTTTTCACTATGATCCATATGTCCAAGCTGATTCAACTAGCAGTCTTCCAGATGTTGTAACGAATGGTGTGTTACTAGGTATATACAAATCTTGA